Proteins from one Pontibacter korlensis genomic window:
- a CDS encoding glycoside hydrolase family 97 protein, giving the protein MLRRFSLFLFLCTLTTLVNAQVITSPDKNLAMKFELSPNGEPTYQLTYKKKAVIKQSKLGIETKDVPSFMDGFTVTNTEQKSVNDTWEPIMGEEKTIRNNYNELLVTLAQDEPKGRHIRIRFRLFNDGLGFRYEFPKQDELKYFIIKEEHTEFNLTGDHKIFWIRGDYDTNEYAYTTSQISEIPQLIEKATHDVHAQYPIDTLSVQTPSMMKSADGLYINIHEAALINYPAMHLNVDPKNFRMSSHLTPDAVGNKGYLQTEAQTPWRTIVVSDKATDILASRLILNLNEPTRYEDVSWIKPVKYIGVWWEYFVAGKSTWAYGTETNVKLSDDPNKLTPSGRHGATTENVKRHIDFAAKHGFDAVLVEGWNVGWEDWFGNWKEEVFDFVTPYPDFDVKGLQQYAESKGVKLMMHHETSGSATNYERRIHEAFQFMQDHGYNAVKTGYVGKIIPRGEHHDGQWMVNHYIYVANTAAKYKIMINSHEAVRPTGVHRTFPNWIAQESARGTEFESMGGLAPDHTTILPFTRLMGGPMDYTPGIFQTDLSYYGTGSNQRVNTTLVKQLAYYVTMYSPLQMAADLPENYERFPDAFQFIKDVAVDWDNTYIQEAEPGDYVTIARKAKGKNEWYIGGVTDENARTATIKFDYLPKGKNYIATIYADAKDASWNKNPQKYTIRKVIVNSKSVLKQALAPGGGVAVSVKEGSKNDMKGLKKL; this is encoded by the coding sequence AGTTATCGCCAAATGGTGAGCCTACCTATCAGTTAACTTACAAGAAGAAAGCCGTTATTAAGCAAAGTAAACTGGGCATCGAAACAAAAGATGTACCTTCTTTTATGGATGGCTTTACTGTAACGAATACGGAGCAGAAATCAGTGAATGACACCTGGGAGCCAATCATGGGTGAAGAGAAAACTATCCGTAACAACTATAACGAATTGCTGGTGACGCTAGCGCAGGATGAGCCAAAAGGCCGTCATATCCGCATTCGTTTCCGCTTGTTCAACGACGGACTTGGCTTCCGCTATGAGTTTCCGAAGCAGGATGAGCTAAAGTACTTCATCATTAAGGAAGAGCACACGGAGTTTAACCTCACAGGCGACCATAAGATCTTCTGGATCAGAGGCGACTACGACACAAATGAATATGCTTATACTACCTCGCAGATCTCTGAGATTCCGCAGTTGATTGAAAAAGCTACTCACGATGTGCATGCACAGTATCCTATTGATACGCTGTCTGTTCAGACACCGTCTATGATGAAGTCTGCCGATGGACTGTACATCAACATTCATGAGGCTGCTTTGATCAACTACCCTGCCATGCACCTGAACGTTGATCCAAAGAACTTCAGAATGAGTTCACACCTGACTCCGGATGCTGTTGGTAACAAGGGTTACCTGCAAACTGAAGCACAGACTCCTTGGCGTACGATTGTTGTTAGCGACAAAGCTACAGACATACTTGCCTCTCGTCTTATCCTGAACCTGAACGAGCCTACAAGATATGAGGACGTATCATGGATAAAGCCTGTGAAGTACATTGGTGTTTGGTGGGAATACTTTGTGGCAGGCAAGAGCACTTGGGCTTACGGCACTGAAACAAACGTAAAACTGAGCGATGACCCGAACAAGCTTACTCCAAGCGGTCGCCACGGTGCCACTACTGAAAATGTAAAGCGCCACATCGACTTTGCTGCAAAGCATGGTTTTGATGCTGTACTGGTAGAAGGCTGGAACGTTGGCTGGGAAGACTGGTTTGGCAACTGGAAAGAAGAAGTTTTCGACTTTGTAACGCCTTATCCTGATTTTGATGTGAAAGGCCTGCAGCAGTATGCAGAGTCAAAAGGTGTGAAACTTATGATGCACCACGAAACATCAGGTTCTGCCACCAACTATGAGCGCCGTATACACGAGGCTTTCCAGTTTATGCAGGACCATGGCTACAATGCTGTAAAAACAGGCTATGTAGGCAAAATCATCCCTCGCGGAGAGCACCACGACGGCCAGTGGATGGTAAACCACTATATCTACGTAGCCAACACAGCTGCAAAGTATAAGATCATGATCAACAGCCACGAGGCAGTTCGTCCTACAGGCGTGCACCGCACTTTCCCTAACTGGATTGCGCAGGAGTCAGCCCGTGGTACTGAGTTTGAATCTATGGGTGGCCTTGCTCCAGACCATACTACTATTCTGCCGTTTACCCGTTTGATGGGTGGTCCGATGGACTATACACCAGGTATCTTCCAGACCGACCTTTCTTATTACGGTACTGGCAGCAATCAGCGTGTAAACACAACACTGGTAAAGCAGCTGGCTTACTACGTAACGATGTACAGCCCACTACAAATGGCAGCTGATCTTCCAGAAAACTATGAGCGTTTCCCGGATGCATTCCAGTTCATCAAGGATGTTGCCGTAGACTGGGACAACACCTACATCCAGGAAGCTGAGCCAGGCGATTATGTTACCATCGCCCGTAAAGCCAAAGGCAAAAACGAGTGGTACATTGGTGGTGTAACCGATGAGAACGCCCGTACGGCTACAATCAAGTTTGACTACTTGCCAAAAGGCAAAAACTACATCGCTACTATCTACGCCGATGCTAAAGATGCCAGCTGGAACAAGAATCCTCAGAAATATACAATCCGTAAGGTGATTGTTAATTCTAAAAGTGTACTGAAGCAAGCTTTAGCGCCAGGCGGCGGTGTTGCCGTTAGCGTGAAAGAAGGCAGCAAGAATGACATGAAAGGACTGAAAAAGCTGTAA